From a region of the Mercurialis annua linkage group LG1-X, ddMerAnnu1.2, whole genome shotgun sequence genome:
- the LOC126662487 gene encoding oligopeptide transporter 3: MASKPQIHKNGENGANDHQEDDDHERCPVEEVALVVPETDDPTLPVLTFRAWFLGLLACVLLIFLNTFFTYRTQPLIISAILMQIGVLPIGKFMARALPSREFKVLGWGFSLNPGPFNIKEHVIVTIFANCGVSYGGGDAYSIGAITVMKAYYKQSLNFLCALLIVLTTQLVGYGWAGMLRRYLVDPVEMWWPANLAQVSLFRALHEKEVKSKGMTRMRFFLLVMTASFLYYALPGYLFPILTFFSWVCWAWPHSITAQQIGSGYHGLGLGAFTLDWAGITAYHGSPLVAPWSSILNVGVGFVMFIYIIVPLCYWKFDTFDARKYPLFSNQLFTNSGHKYDTTKILTPDYELNIAAYDSYSKLYLSPLFALSIGSGFARFTATLTHVALFNGSDIWRQSKSAMKNAKLDIHAKLMKTYKQVPEWWFLILLIGSMALSLLMSFVWKKDVQLPWWAMLFAFFLAWIVTLPIGVIQATTNQQPGYDIIAQFIIGYILPGKPIANLLFKIYGRISTIHALSFLSDLKLGHYMKIPPRCMYVAQLVGTLVAGTVNLAVAWWMLENIDNICDIESLHPESTWTCPKYRVTFDASVIWGLIGPRRLFGPGGLYRNLVWLFLIGAFLPVPIWILSKMFPEKKWIPLINIPVISYGFAGMPPATPTNIASWLVTGTIFNYFVFRYHKRWWQKYNYVLSAALDAGTAFMGVLLFFALQNAGKTLNWWGTEIDHCPLATCPTAPGIIVEGCPVFT; encoded by the exons ATGGCAAGCAAACCCCAAATCCACAAAAATGGTGAAAATGGGGCTAATGATCATCAAGAAGATGATGATCATGAACGATGTCCAGTAGAGGAAGTTGCATTAGTAGTACCGGAAACAGACGATCCAACTCTACCAGTGCTGACATTTCGTGCATGGTTTCTTGGTTTACTTGCATGCGTTCTTCTAATATTTCTCAACACTTTTTTCACTTACCGTACTCAGCCACTCATTATCTCAGCCATTCTCATGCAAATTGGTGTTCTCCCCATTGGCAAGTTTATGGCTAGAGCTTTGCCCAGTAGAGAGTTTAAGGTCTTGGGTTGGGGTTTCAGTTTGAATCCTGGCCCGTTTAATATTAAGGAGCATGTCATCGTTACTATTTTTGCTAACTGTGGTGTTTCCTATGGCGGTGGTGATGCTTATTCTATTGGTGCTATTACTGTTATGAAGGCTTATTATAAGCagagtttgaattttctttgtGCTCTTCTTATTGTATTGACTACTCAG CTAGTTGGGTATGGATGGGCTGGAATGCTGAGGAGATATCTGGTTGATCCAGTTGAGATGTGGTGGCCTGCAAATCTTGCTCAGGTTTCTCTGTTTAG AGCACTCCATGAAAAGGAGGTGAAAAGCAAAGGCATGACTCGGATGCGATTCTTCCTTTTAGTGATGACAGCAAGCTTTCTTTATTATGCACTCCCCGGCTACTTGTTCCCGATATTGACATTCTTCTCATGGGTGTGCTGGGCATGGCCTCACAGCATCACTGCGCAACAAATAGGATCGGGTTACCATGGGCTTGGACTTGGAGCGTTTACGCTGGATTGGGCAGGGATTACCGCATACCATGGCAGCCCCCTGGTAGCACCCTGGTCATCCATTCTCAATGTTGGAGTTGGCTTTGTCATGTTCATCTACATAATAGTGCCTCTATGTTATTGGAAGTTTGATACGTTTGATGCTCGCAAGTATCCGTTGTTTTCAAATCAGCTGTTTACTAATAGTGGACACAAGTATGATACCACAAAGATCCTGACACCGGATTATGAGCTTAATATTGCTGCTTATGATAGTTATAGTAAGCTGTATCTCAGCCCTCTGTTCGCCCTGTCGATTGGATCAGGGTTTGCAAGGTTTACGGCAACTCTCACTCATGTGGCTTTGTTTAATGGAAG TGATATTTGGAGGCAGAGCAAGTCGGCAATGAAGAATGCAAAACTGGACATTCATGCAAAATTGATGAAAACTTACAAGCAAGTGCCTGAGTGGTGGTTTTTGATTCTCTTGATAGGCAGCATGGCGCTCTCGTTATTGATGTCATTTGTGTGGAAAAAAGATGTGCAGCTGCCTTGGTGGGCTATGCTCTTTGCCTTTTTCTTGGCTTGGATTGTTACTCTTCCTATCGGGGTCATTCAAGCGACTACAAACCAG CAACCTGGATATGACATAATTGCACAGTTCATAATTGGGTATATCCTGCCAGGAAAACCCATTGCCAACTTGCTTTTCAAGATTTATGGAAGAATTAGCACCATCCATGCTCTTTCCTTCTTGTCTGACCTTAAACTCGGTCATTACATGAAAATACCACCGCGGTGCATGTATGTAGCTCAG TTGGTAGGAACTCTGGTAGCTGGGACAGTTAATCTTGCAGTTGCATGGTGGATGTTGGAAAATATCGACAACATTTGTGATATCGAATCACTCCATCCTGAAAGTACTTGGACATGTCCCAAATACCGAGTCACTTTCGATGCTTCCGTTATTTGGGGCCTCATCGGACCGAGACGACTCTTTGGTCCTGGAGGATTGTACAGGAATCTGGTATGGTTATTCCTCATTGGAGCTTTCTTGCCAGTACCTATTTGGATACTAAGTAAAATGTTCCCCGAAAAGAAATGGATACCATTGATAAACATACCAGTTATATCATATGGTTTCGCCGGAATGCCACCCGCAACTCCCACCAACATAGCAAGCTGGCTTGTCACAGGAACGATCTTCAACTACTTCGTTTTCCGATATCACAAACGCTGGTGGCAGAAATATAATTATGTGCTATCTGCAGCATTGGATGCTGGTACTGCTTTCATGGGTGTACTATTGTTCTTTGCATTGCAAAATGCAGGCAAAACATTGAACTGGTGGGGAACGGAAATCGATCACTGTCCGTTAGCTACGTGTCCGACGGCTCCCGGAATTATAGTTGAAGGATGCCCTGTCTTTACTTAG